In Camarhynchus parvulus chromosome Z, STF_HiC, whole genome shotgun sequence, a genomic segment contains:
- the SETD9 gene encoding SET domain-containing protein 9: MLRELRRRWRSYKYRFVPWLALNLRRQRRTLRYVPESSQDKIIADEDVFETLLRTFKALFINDLSRQADILALLPEVKCQYLELLSVEQKRSEVKFCNHQGQHAFSPEEVLFNTLGFTVSRDRSSLVSAGTGVFVTRGFVPKGTVVSMYPGTVYRKHEPIFFQSLGNPFIFRCIDGVLIDGNDKGLSRSVYRSCSRRDQLGPFQMSDESWLTATLQNPLAVGQYVNNCSHEKAANVCYQEFDVPGHFPVELKQYLPNIVYSHDMESHLRCVVLVTLRDIKQGEELFSNYYTVVS, translated from the exons ATGCTGCGGGAGTTGCGGCGGCGCTGGCGCTCGTACAAGTACCGCTTCGTGCCCTGGCTCGCCCTCAACCTCCGCCGCCAGCGCAG GACCCTTCGATATGTTCCTGAAAGCTCTCAAGACAAAATTATTGCTGATGAAGACGTCTTTGAAACACTACTGAGAACATTTAAAGCTCTGTTCATAAATGACTTAAGTAGACAAGCAGATATTCTGGCCTTACTTCCAGAAGTCAAGTGTCAATATCTAGAATTACTTTCTGTGGAGCAGAAGCGGTCAGAAGTAAAGTTTTGTAACCATCAGGGTCAGCACGCATTCAGTCCTGAGGAGGTTTTGTTCAACACGCTTGGGTTCACTGTTAGCAGAGACCGGAGTTCGCTGGTGTCTGCTGGAACTGGAGTCTTTGTTACCAGAGGTTTTGTTCCGAAAGGGACGGTTGTGTCTATGTATCCTG GTACAGTATACAGAAAGCATGAGCCCATCTTTTTCCAGTCCCTTGGCAATCCCTTTATTTTTAGGTGCATTGATGGTGTCCTTATTGATGGGAACGATAAGGGACTGTCAAGATCAGTGTACAG GTCTTGCAGCAGAAGAGATCAGCTTGGCCCTTTTCAAATGAGTGATGAGAGCTGGCTCACAGCCACCCTGCAAAACCCACTGGCAGTGGGACAGTACGTCAACAACTGCTCACATG aaaaagcagcaaacGTGTGTTATCAAGAGTTTGACGTGCCAGGACATTTTCCAGTAGAACTGAAACAGTATCTTCCAAACATCGTCTACAGCCATGACATGGAGAG CCACTTGAGGTGTGTAGTTCTTGTCACTCTCAGAGACATCAAGCAAGGAGAAGAACTTTTTTCAAATTACTACACTGTTGTCAGCTGA